In Kogia breviceps isolate mKogBre1 chromosome 7, mKogBre1 haplotype 1, whole genome shotgun sequence, a single window of DNA contains:
- the PELI3 gene encoding E3 ubiquitin-protein ligase pellino homolog 3 isoform X6: protein MVLEGNPEVGSPRTSDLQHPENQGSCVLSSPSEDTQPGQEPIKYGELIVLGYNGCLASGDKGRRRSRLALSRRPHANGVKPDVMHHISTPLVSKALSNRGQHSISYTLSRSHSVIVEYTHDSDTDMFQIGRSTENMIDFVVTDTSPGGGAAEGPSAQSTISRYACRILCDRRPPYTTRIYAAGFDASSNIFLGVENESNVLQDGSLIDLCGATLLWRTPAGLLRAPTLKQLEAQRQEANAARPQCPVGLSTLAFPSPARGRTAPDKQQPWVYVRCGHVHGYHGWGCRRERGRQERECPLCRLVGPYVPLWLGQEAGLCLDPGPPSHAFAPCGHVCSEKTARYWAQTPLPHGTHAFHAACPFCGAWLTGEHGCVRLIFQGPLD from the exons ATGGTGTTGGAAGGAAACCCTGAAGTGGGCTCCCCCCGAACCTCAGACCTCCAGCACCCGGAGAACCAGGGCTCTTGTGTCCTCTCTTCTCCCAGTGAAGATACACAGCCAGGGCAGGAGCCCATCAAGTATGGTGAACTCATCGTTCTGGG CTACAATGGGTGTCTGGCAAGTGGGGACAAGGGCCGCCGCCGAAGCCGCCTGGCACTGAGCCGCCGGCCACACGCCAATGGAGTGAAGCCGGACGTCATGCACCACATCTCCACACCGCTTGTGTCCAAG GCACTGAGCAACCGTGGCCAGCACAGCATCTCGTACACACTGTCCCGGAGCCACTCGGTCATAGTCGAGTACACACATGACAGTGACACAGACATGTTCCAG atTGGCCGCTCCACGGAGAACATGATCGACTTTGTGGTAACAGACACGTCCCCTGGAGGAGGGGCTGCCGAGGGCCCCTCTGCCCAGAGCACCATCTCCCGCTATGCCTGCCGCATCCTCTGTGACCGCCGGCCGCCCTACACCACCCGCATCTATGCCGCTGGCTTCGATGCCTCCAGCAACATCTTCCTTGGA GTGGAAAACGAGTCCAACGTGCTGCAGGACGGCTCCCTCATTGACCTGTGCGGAGCTACGCTGCTGTGGCGCACGCCGGCGGGGCTGCTGCGGGCGCCCACGCTGAAGCAGCTggaggcccagaggcaggaggcGAATGCAGCGCGGCCCCAGTGTCCCGTGGGCCTCAGCACCCTCGCCTTCCCTAGCCCGGCCCGTGGCCGCACGGCACCTGACAAGCAGCAGCCCTGGGTCTACGTCCGCTGTGGCCATGTCCACGGCTACCACGGCTGGGGCTGCCGGCGCGAGCGGGGCCGCCAGGAGCGCGAGTGTCCTCTCTGCCGCCTCGTGGGGCCCTACGTGCCCCTGTGGCTCGGCCAGGAGGCCGGCCTCTGCCTGGACCCCGGGCCGCCCAGCCACGCCTTCGCACCCTGTGGCCACGTCTGCTCTGAGAAGACTGCCCGCTACTGGGCTCAGACGCCACTGCCCCATGGCACCCACGCTTTCCATGCTGCTTGTCCCTTTTGCGGGGCCTGGCTCACCGGCGAGCATGGCTGTGTCCGCCTCATTTTCCAGGGGCCGCTGGACTAG
- the PELI3 gene encoding E3 ubiquitin-protein ligase pellino homolog 3 isoform X2, which produces MVLEGNPEVGSPRTSDLQHPENQGSCVLSSPSEDTQPGQEPIKYGELIVLGYNGCLASGDKGRRRSRLALSRRPHANGVKPDVMHHISTPLVSKALSNRGQHSISYTLSRSHSVIVEYTHDSDTDMFQIGRSTENMIDFVVTDTSPGGGAAEGPSAQSTISRYACRILCDRRPPYTTRIYAAGFDASSNIFLGERAAKWRTPDGLMDGLTTNGVLVMHPAGGFSEDSAPGVWREISVCGNVYTLRDSRSAQQRGKLVENESNVLQDGSLIDLCGATLLWRTPAGLLRAPTLKQLEAQRQEANAARPQCPVGLSTLAFPSPARGRTAPDKQQPWVYVRCGHVHGYHGWGCRRERGRQERECPLCRLVGPYVPLWLGQEAGLCLDPGPPSHAFAPCGHVCSEKTARYWAQTPLPHGTHAFHAACPFCGAWLTGEHGCVRLIFQGPLD; this is translated from the exons ATGGTGTTGGAAGGAAACCCTGAAGTGGGCTCCCCCCGAACCTCAGACCTCCAGCACCCGGAGAACCAGGGCTCTTGTGTCCTCTCTTCTCCCAGTGAAGATACACAGCCAGGGCAGGAGCCCATCAAGTATGGTGAACTCATCGTTCTGGG CTACAATGGGTGTCTGGCAAGTGGGGACAAGGGCCGCCGCCGAAGCCGCCTGGCACTGAGCCGCCGGCCACACGCCAATGGAGTGAAGCCGGACGTCATGCACCACATCTCCACACCGCTTGTGTCCAAG GCACTGAGCAACCGTGGCCAGCACAGCATCTCGTACACACTGTCCCGGAGCCACTCGGTCATAGTCGAGTACACACATGACAGTGACACAGACATGTTCCAG atTGGCCGCTCCACGGAGAACATGATCGACTTTGTGGTAACAGACACGTCCCCTGGAGGAGGGGCTGCCGAGGGCCCCTCTGCCCAGAGCACCATCTCCCGCTATGCCTGCCGCATCCTCTGTGACCGCCGGCCGCCCTACACCACCCGCATCTATGCCGCTGGCTTCGATGCCTCCAGCAACATCTTCCTTGGA GAGCGGGCAGCCAAATGGCGGACCCCTGACGGCCTGATGGACGGCTTAACCACCAACGGGGTCCTGGTGATGCACCCAGCAGGCGGCTTCTCTGAGGACTCGGCCCCGGGTGTCTGGCGGGAGATCTCGGTCTGTGGGAATGTATATACTCTGAGGGACAGCCGCTCGGCACAGCAGCGGGGGAAGCTG GTGGAAAACGAGTCCAACGTGCTGCAGGACGGCTCCCTCATTGACCTGTGCGGAGCTACGCTGCTGTGGCGCACGCCGGCGGGGCTGCTGCGGGCGCCCACGCTGAAGCAGCTggaggcccagaggcaggaggcGAATGCAGCGCGGCCCCAGTGTCCCGTGGGCCTCAGCACCCTCGCCTTCCCTAGCCCGGCCCGTGGCCGCACGGCACCTGACAAGCAGCAGCCCTGGGTCTACGTCCGCTGTGGCCATGTCCACGGCTACCACGGCTGGGGCTGCCGGCGCGAGCGGGGCCGCCAGGAGCGCGAGTGTCCTCTCTGCCGCCTCGTGGGGCCCTACGTGCCCCTGTGGCTCGGCCAGGAGGCCGGCCTCTGCCTGGACCCCGGGCCGCCCAGCCACGCCTTCGCACCCTGTGGCCACGTCTGCTCTGAGAAGACTGCCCGCTACTGGGCTCAGACGCCACTGCCCCATGGCACCCACGCTTTCCATGCTGCTTGTCCCTTTTGCGGGGCCTGGCTCACCGGCGAGCATGGCTGTGTCCGCCTCATTTTCCAGGGGCCGCTGGACTAG
- the PELI3 gene encoding E3 ubiquitin-protein ligase pellino homolog 3 isoform X1, which translates to MVLEGNPEVGSPRTSDLQHPENQGSCVLSSPSEDTQPGQEPIKYGELIVLGCCEEGGEETEAQRGEVTGPRAHSCYNGCLASGDKGRRRSRLALSRRPHANGVKPDVMHHISTPLVSKALSNRGQHSISYTLSRSHSVIVEYTHDSDTDMFQIGRSTENMIDFVVTDTSPGGGAAEGPSAQSTISRYACRILCDRRPPYTTRIYAAGFDASSNIFLGERAAKWRTPDGLMDGLTTNGVLVMHPAGGFSEDSAPGVWREISVCGNVYTLRDSRSAQQRGKLVENESNVLQDGSLIDLCGATLLWRTPAGLLRAPTLKQLEAQRQEANAARPQCPVGLSTLAFPSPARGRTAPDKQQPWVYVRCGHVHGYHGWGCRRERGRQERECPLCRLVGPYVPLWLGQEAGLCLDPGPPSHAFAPCGHVCSEKTARYWAQTPLPHGTHAFHAACPFCGAWLTGEHGCVRLIFQGPLD; encoded by the exons ATGGTGTTGGAAGGAAACCCTGAAGTGGGCTCCCCCCGAACCTCAGACCTCCAGCACCCGGAGAACCAGGGCTCTTGTGTCCTCTCTTCTCCCAGTGAAGATACACAGCCAGGGCAGGAGCCCATCAAGTATGGTGAACTCATCGTTCTGGG ATGCTGTGAGGAAggaggtgaggaaaccgaggctcagagaggggaagtgactggcccaagggcacacagctg CTACAATGGGTGTCTGGCAAGTGGGGACAAGGGCCGCCGCCGAAGCCGCCTGGCACTGAGCCGCCGGCCACACGCCAATGGAGTGAAGCCGGACGTCATGCACCACATCTCCACACCGCTTGTGTCCAAG GCACTGAGCAACCGTGGCCAGCACAGCATCTCGTACACACTGTCCCGGAGCCACTCGGTCATAGTCGAGTACACACATGACAGTGACACAGACATGTTCCAG atTGGCCGCTCCACGGAGAACATGATCGACTTTGTGGTAACAGACACGTCCCCTGGAGGAGGGGCTGCCGAGGGCCCCTCTGCCCAGAGCACCATCTCCCGCTATGCCTGCCGCATCCTCTGTGACCGCCGGCCGCCCTACACCACCCGCATCTATGCCGCTGGCTTCGATGCCTCCAGCAACATCTTCCTTGGA GAGCGGGCAGCCAAATGGCGGACCCCTGACGGCCTGATGGACGGCTTAACCACCAACGGGGTCCTGGTGATGCACCCAGCAGGCGGCTTCTCTGAGGACTCGGCCCCGGGTGTCTGGCGGGAGATCTCGGTCTGTGGGAATGTATATACTCTGAGGGACAGCCGCTCGGCACAGCAGCGGGGGAAGCTG GTGGAAAACGAGTCCAACGTGCTGCAGGACGGCTCCCTCATTGACCTGTGCGGAGCTACGCTGCTGTGGCGCACGCCGGCGGGGCTGCTGCGGGCGCCCACGCTGAAGCAGCTggaggcccagaggcaggaggcGAATGCAGCGCGGCCCCAGTGTCCCGTGGGCCTCAGCACCCTCGCCTTCCCTAGCCCGGCCCGTGGCCGCACGGCACCTGACAAGCAGCAGCCCTGGGTCTACGTCCGCTGTGGCCATGTCCACGGCTACCACGGCTGGGGCTGCCGGCGCGAGCGGGGCCGCCAGGAGCGCGAGTGTCCTCTCTGCCGCCTCGTGGGGCCCTACGTGCCCCTGTGGCTCGGCCAGGAGGCCGGCCTCTGCCTGGACCCCGGGCCGCCCAGCCACGCCTTCGCACCCTGTGGCCACGTCTGCTCTGAGAAGACTGCCCGCTACTGGGCTCAGACGCCACTGCCCCATGGCACCCACGCTTTCCATGCTGCTTGTCCCTTTTGCGGGGCCTGGCTCACCGGCGAGCATGGCTGTGTCCGCCTCATTTTCCAGGGGCCGCTGGACTAG
- the PELI3 gene encoding E3 ubiquitin-protein ligase pellino homolog 3 isoform X4, which translates to MVLEGNPEVGSPRTSDLQHPENQGSCVLSSPSEDTQPGQEPIKYGELIVLGCCEEGGEETEAQRGEVTGPRAHSCYNGCLASGDKGRRRSRLALSRRPHANGVKPDVMHHISTPLVSKALSNRGQHSISYTLSRSHSVIVEYTHDSDTDMFQIGRSTENMIDFVVTDTSPGGGAAEGPSAQSTISRYACRILCDRRPPYTTRIYAAGFDASSNIFLGVENESNVLQDGSLIDLCGATLLWRTPAGLLRAPTLKQLEAQRQEANAARPQCPVGLSTLAFPSPARGRTAPDKQQPWVYVRCGHVHGYHGWGCRRERGRQERECPLCRLVGPYVPLWLGQEAGLCLDPGPPSHAFAPCGHVCSEKTARYWAQTPLPHGTHAFHAACPFCGAWLTGEHGCVRLIFQGPLD; encoded by the exons ATGGTGTTGGAAGGAAACCCTGAAGTGGGCTCCCCCCGAACCTCAGACCTCCAGCACCCGGAGAACCAGGGCTCTTGTGTCCTCTCTTCTCCCAGTGAAGATACACAGCCAGGGCAGGAGCCCATCAAGTATGGTGAACTCATCGTTCTGGG ATGCTGTGAGGAAggaggtgaggaaaccgaggctcagagaggggaagtgactggcccaagggcacacagctg CTACAATGGGTGTCTGGCAAGTGGGGACAAGGGCCGCCGCCGAAGCCGCCTGGCACTGAGCCGCCGGCCACACGCCAATGGAGTGAAGCCGGACGTCATGCACCACATCTCCACACCGCTTGTGTCCAAG GCACTGAGCAACCGTGGCCAGCACAGCATCTCGTACACACTGTCCCGGAGCCACTCGGTCATAGTCGAGTACACACATGACAGTGACACAGACATGTTCCAG atTGGCCGCTCCACGGAGAACATGATCGACTTTGTGGTAACAGACACGTCCCCTGGAGGAGGGGCTGCCGAGGGCCCCTCTGCCCAGAGCACCATCTCCCGCTATGCCTGCCGCATCCTCTGTGACCGCCGGCCGCCCTACACCACCCGCATCTATGCCGCTGGCTTCGATGCCTCCAGCAACATCTTCCTTGGA GTGGAAAACGAGTCCAACGTGCTGCAGGACGGCTCCCTCATTGACCTGTGCGGAGCTACGCTGCTGTGGCGCACGCCGGCGGGGCTGCTGCGGGCGCCCACGCTGAAGCAGCTggaggcccagaggcaggaggcGAATGCAGCGCGGCCCCAGTGTCCCGTGGGCCTCAGCACCCTCGCCTTCCCTAGCCCGGCCCGTGGCCGCACGGCACCTGACAAGCAGCAGCCCTGGGTCTACGTCCGCTGTGGCCATGTCCACGGCTACCACGGCTGGGGCTGCCGGCGCGAGCGGGGCCGCCAGGAGCGCGAGTGTCCTCTCTGCCGCCTCGTGGGGCCCTACGTGCCCCTGTGGCTCGGCCAGGAGGCCGGCCTCTGCCTGGACCCCGGGCCGCCCAGCCACGCCTTCGCACCCTGTGGCCACGTCTGCTCTGAGAAGACTGCCCGCTACTGGGCTCAGACGCCACTGCCCCATGGCACCCACGCTTTCCATGCTGCTTGTCCCTTTTGCGGGGCCTGGCTCACCGGCGAGCATGGCTGTGTCCGCCTCATTTTCCAGGGGCCGCTGGACTAG
- the PELI3 gene encoding E3 ubiquitin-protein ligase pellino homolog 3 isoform X5, whose amino-acid sequence MVLEGNPEVGSPRTSDLQHPENQGSCVLSSPSEDTQPGQEPIKYGELIVLGYNGCLASGDKGRRRSRLALSRRPHANGVKPDVMHHISTPLVSKALSNRGQHSISYTLSRSHSVIVEYTHDSDTDMFQIGRSTENMIDFVVTDTSPGGGAAEGPSAQSTISRYACRILCDRRPPYTTRIYAAGFDASSNIFLGVSEPPGQGPALHLRVENESNVLQDGSLIDLCGATLLWRTPAGLLRAPTLKQLEAQRQEANAARPQCPVGLSTLAFPSPARGRTAPDKQQPWVYVRCGHVHGYHGWGCRRERGRQERECPLCRLVGPYVPLWLGQEAGLCLDPGPPSHAFAPCGHVCSEKTARYWAQTPLPHGTHAFHAACPFCGAWLTGEHGCVRLIFQGPLD is encoded by the exons ATGGTGTTGGAAGGAAACCCTGAAGTGGGCTCCCCCCGAACCTCAGACCTCCAGCACCCGGAGAACCAGGGCTCTTGTGTCCTCTCTTCTCCCAGTGAAGATACACAGCCAGGGCAGGAGCCCATCAAGTATGGTGAACTCATCGTTCTGGG CTACAATGGGTGTCTGGCAAGTGGGGACAAGGGCCGCCGCCGAAGCCGCCTGGCACTGAGCCGCCGGCCACACGCCAATGGAGTGAAGCCGGACGTCATGCACCACATCTCCACACCGCTTGTGTCCAAG GCACTGAGCAACCGTGGCCAGCACAGCATCTCGTACACACTGTCCCGGAGCCACTCGGTCATAGTCGAGTACACACATGACAGTGACACAGACATGTTCCAG atTGGCCGCTCCACGGAGAACATGATCGACTTTGTGGTAACAGACACGTCCCCTGGAGGAGGGGCTGCCGAGGGCCCCTCTGCCCAGAGCACCATCTCCCGCTATGCCTGCCGCATCCTCTGTGACCGCCGGCCGCCCTACACCACCCGCATCTATGCCGCTGGCTTCGATGCCTCCAGCAACATCTTCCTTGGAGTGAGTGAGCCTCCCGGGCAGGGACCAGCACTACATCTGAGA GTGGAAAACGAGTCCAACGTGCTGCAGGACGGCTCCCTCATTGACCTGTGCGGAGCTACGCTGCTGTGGCGCACGCCGGCGGGGCTGCTGCGGGCGCCCACGCTGAAGCAGCTggaggcccagaggcaggaggcGAATGCAGCGCGGCCCCAGTGTCCCGTGGGCCTCAGCACCCTCGCCTTCCCTAGCCCGGCCCGTGGCCGCACGGCACCTGACAAGCAGCAGCCCTGGGTCTACGTCCGCTGTGGCCATGTCCACGGCTACCACGGCTGGGGCTGCCGGCGCGAGCGGGGCCGCCAGGAGCGCGAGTGTCCTCTCTGCCGCCTCGTGGGGCCCTACGTGCCCCTGTGGCTCGGCCAGGAGGCCGGCCTCTGCCTGGACCCCGGGCCGCCCAGCCACGCCTTCGCACCCTGTGGCCACGTCTGCTCTGAGAAGACTGCCCGCTACTGGGCTCAGACGCCACTGCCCCATGGCACCCACGCTTTCCATGCTGCTTGTCCCTTTTGCGGGGCCTGGCTCACCGGCGAGCATGGCTGTGTCCGCCTCATTTTCCAGGGGCCGCTGGACTAG
- the PELI3 gene encoding E3 ubiquitin-protein ligase pellino homolog 3 isoform X3, which yields MVLEGNPEVGSPRTSDLQHPENQGSCVLSSPSEDTQPGQEPIKYGELIVLGCCEEGGEETEAQRGEVTGPRAHSCYNGCLASGDKGRRRSRLALSRRPHANGVKPDVMHHISTPLVSKALSNRGQHSISYTLSRSHSVIVEYTHDSDTDMFQIGRSTENMIDFVVTDTSPGGGAAEGPSAQSTISRYACRILCDRRPPYTTRIYAAGFDASSNIFLGVSEPPGQGPALHLRVENESNVLQDGSLIDLCGATLLWRTPAGLLRAPTLKQLEAQRQEANAARPQCPVGLSTLAFPSPARGRTAPDKQQPWVYVRCGHVHGYHGWGCRRERGRQERECPLCRLVGPYVPLWLGQEAGLCLDPGPPSHAFAPCGHVCSEKTARYWAQTPLPHGTHAFHAACPFCGAWLTGEHGCVRLIFQGPLD from the exons ATGGTGTTGGAAGGAAACCCTGAAGTGGGCTCCCCCCGAACCTCAGACCTCCAGCACCCGGAGAACCAGGGCTCTTGTGTCCTCTCTTCTCCCAGTGAAGATACACAGCCAGGGCAGGAGCCCATCAAGTATGGTGAACTCATCGTTCTGGG ATGCTGTGAGGAAggaggtgaggaaaccgaggctcagagaggggaagtgactggcccaagggcacacagctg CTACAATGGGTGTCTGGCAAGTGGGGACAAGGGCCGCCGCCGAAGCCGCCTGGCACTGAGCCGCCGGCCACACGCCAATGGAGTGAAGCCGGACGTCATGCACCACATCTCCACACCGCTTGTGTCCAAG GCACTGAGCAACCGTGGCCAGCACAGCATCTCGTACACACTGTCCCGGAGCCACTCGGTCATAGTCGAGTACACACATGACAGTGACACAGACATGTTCCAG atTGGCCGCTCCACGGAGAACATGATCGACTTTGTGGTAACAGACACGTCCCCTGGAGGAGGGGCTGCCGAGGGCCCCTCTGCCCAGAGCACCATCTCCCGCTATGCCTGCCGCATCCTCTGTGACCGCCGGCCGCCCTACACCACCCGCATCTATGCCGCTGGCTTCGATGCCTCCAGCAACATCTTCCTTGGAGTGAGTGAGCCTCCCGGGCAGGGACCAGCACTACATCTGAGA GTGGAAAACGAGTCCAACGTGCTGCAGGACGGCTCCCTCATTGACCTGTGCGGAGCTACGCTGCTGTGGCGCACGCCGGCGGGGCTGCTGCGGGCGCCCACGCTGAAGCAGCTggaggcccagaggcaggaggcGAATGCAGCGCGGCCCCAGTGTCCCGTGGGCCTCAGCACCCTCGCCTTCCCTAGCCCGGCCCGTGGCCGCACGGCACCTGACAAGCAGCAGCCCTGGGTCTACGTCCGCTGTGGCCATGTCCACGGCTACCACGGCTGGGGCTGCCGGCGCGAGCGGGGCCGCCAGGAGCGCGAGTGTCCTCTCTGCCGCCTCGTGGGGCCCTACGTGCCCCTGTGGCTCGGCCAGGAGGCCGGCCTCTGCCTGGACCCCGGGCCGCCCAGCCACGCCTTCGCACCCTGTGGCCACGTCTGCTCTGAGAAGACTGCCCGCTACTGGGCTCAGACGCCACTGCCCCATGGCACCCACGCTTTCCATGCTGCTTGTCCCTTTTGCGGGGCCTGGCTCACCGGCGAGCATGGCTGTGTCCGCCTCATTTTCCAGGGGCCGCTGGACTAG